The genome window GACCGCCACTTCGAGGAAGCCATGCGGCACCTGAAGAACTCCGACCCCACCCTCAACCCCGACGGCTGGGCCGACGAAAATCGCAAGGCCCTCGAGCTCTTCCTCAAGGCCAACAACGAAGGCTACTACCCCGCCCAGGAGATGTTTGCCAACGGGGCCGTTCCCCAGCCGCTCCTGGATCGCGTCCGCGAAACGACGATGCTCTCCTCCCTCTGCCGCAAGCGCAGCGTCAGCGCGCGCCGCTGAACGGTCCCCATAGAACATGCGCCAATTGACACGTCCTCGGACCCGGCCTATACTTGACCCCCGATCCGAGGAAGCAAGCGCATGACCGCGAAGTCCCGCAACGCGCGCGTCCGCTCCGCCCCCCTCCGGAGGGACCGAGGACCGGAAGTTCCGGCGCCGGCGACGATCCTGACGGACGCGGGTTTCTCGACTCCCGAGACGTCCCTGACCCGCGCCGCCGAGGCGCTCGCCCGCGCCCTGGCTCCCGCGCGCGTCCGCATCCTCCGGGCGAACGACTCCGCCGGCGAACCGTCCCCCGCCGCCGAGGCCGGAGACCTCCCCGCCGGCGACCCCGACGATTCCTGGAGACGCTGCCTGCGCTCCGGACGCGCCGTCGCCGGCCCGGGTCGCCGCCTCTTCATCCCTCTGCCCGGCGCCTCCGGCGGCGCCGCGGGCGTCCTCGAGATCCGCCGGGCCCGGGGCTCCGCGGGCCCCCGCCTGGCCCGACAACTGGACGGCTGGAGGGTCCCTCTCGGATTGCTTCTGGAGCGTCAGAGCTTCTGGCGCGGTCTCGATGCCTTGCGGCGCTCCGAAGAACTCTATCGCTCCATCGTCGAAAACGCCGCCGACCCCATCCTGGTTCTCGACCCCGACGGACACGTAACCTGGGTCAACGCCGCCGCGTGCGCGCGCCTGGGGTACCCGCGCGCCCGGCTCGTCGGCATGAACGTCGGACGCCTCGTCAAGAAAGGATATCTCCACGCCCTCTACGTGACCCTCCGGGACCTCCTGGACGGGCGCGACGCCCGTCCCTTGCGCCTGGAGGTCCTCACCGGCGCGGGTGAGGAACGCACCGTGGAGATGGCCTGCGCCGGGATCCGCGACGCCGGCCGCGTCCGCGGGGTCTCGGCCACCCTTCGCGACATCACCGACCGCGTCGTCATCGACAAGCTCAAGAAGAACTACCTCAAATCCCTCGAAGAAGCCGTCATCGAGCGCACCAGCGAGATCAAGGAGGTCCAGCGCGCCGCGATTCTGGCGATCGCCACCCTGGCGGAGTCGATCGACGAGGACACCGGCGGACACCTCCAGCGCATCCGCCACTATTCCCGCCTCCTGGCCGACGAGCTGCGCCTGCACTCTCCGTACCGGGACCAGATCACCGAAGAATACGTCGAGCTCATCTACGACCTGTCCCCCCTGCACGACTTGGGCAAGGTCGGCATCCGCGACTGCATCCTCCAGAAGCCGGACAAGCTGACCTCCGACGAATTCGAAACCATGAAGGACCACGCCGAGATCGGCGCCCGCGCCCTGCGGATGGCCGGCCAGATGATCCAGCGCGAGTCGATCTTCTCCATCGCCGAGATGATCGCCCGCTATCACCACGAGAAGTGGGACGGCACCGGCTATCCGGCCGTCCCGATCGGCGGCGAAGTACGGCCGCTGCGGGGCGAAGAGATCCCCCTGTGCGCCCGCATCGTCGCCCTGGCCGACGTCTACGACGCCCTGACCTCTCAGCGCCCGTACAAAATGCCGTTCCCTCACGAGCGCGCCCGCGATATGATCGTGGCCCAGAGCGGGAAGCATTTCGATCCCGAAGTCGTCCGGGCTTTTCTCCGGCGCGAACCGGACTTCGTGCGGATCCGGGAACAGTTCCCGGACACGGAGCCGCCGGAGGGCCGGCCCTTCGAGCTGCCGGCCCGGGACCGAAGCTAGGCGCCCGCGCCGATTCCCGCCGGGAGACCCGTGAAGACCCGCCGCCGCAAGGGCCACGCCCGAGCCATCGAGGGCGACTACCGGGGCGAAGGCCTCCGGTTCGCCGTCGTCGTCAGCCGCTTCAACGAATTCATCACCGCCAAGCTCCTCGAGGGCTGCGAGAACACGCTCGCCCGCCACGGAGTCCGGCCCGAAGACATCGACGTCGTGTGGGTCCCGGGCGCCTTCGAGCTGGCGACGGCCGCCCGCGGCGTCGCCCGGAAGCGCGCCGCCGACGCCATCATCTGCCTGGGCTGCATCCTCCGGGGCGACACCCCCCACTACGAACACATCGCGCGGGAAACCACCCGGGGCATCGCCGAAGTGGGCCGCCGGACGGGAATCCCCACCATCTTCGGCGTCCTCACCTGCGACACCCTGGAGCAGGCCATCGAGCGCGCCGGGACCAAGATGGGCAACGCGGGACGCGCCGCCGCCCTGGCGGCCCTTGAAATGGCCAGCCTCATGAAGAAGTTATAAGGAGGGAGGCCCCAAGCCCCCGCTATGAGGAAGCGCACCCTCGCCCGGGAACTCGCCCTTCAGATCCTCTACCAGCTCGACCTCCGCGGGCCCGAAGTCCTCGACGAGGTCGAAGAGTTCCTCTCCCGCCACGCCTCCGACCCCGAAACGCTGGCCTTCGCCCGGGACCTCATCTTCGGCTGCTGGGAACGCCGGCCCGTCCTGGACGGACGCATCGAGGAAGTCGCCCGGAACTGGCAGATCGGCCGCATGGCCGCCATCGACCGCAACGTCCTGCGCCTGGCCGCCTACGAACTTCTCTTCCGCGACGACATCCCTCCTCTCGTCACCATCAACGAGGCCATCGAGCTGGCCAAGAAGTACTCCACCAAGAACTCCGGGCCGTTCGTCAACGGGATCCTCGACAACCTCCGCCAGAAATCCGCCCCCCCTCACAAGCAGAAAAAGTAGCCGATCCGGACCGCCCCCCGCCGGCGCGGCTCCCGCGGAGGATAAGGCATGGAGTCCGGCGGCCCGGGGTGCTACACTGTCGGCCCCGAACGGGGACTTGACCATGGGACTTTTCGGCGGATTCTTCGAAACCTTCAAGAAGGGGCTCCGCAAGACCAAGGAGGTCTTCGCCGCCCCGCTGCGCAGGATCTTCTCCGTCTTCCGCTCCCTCGACGAAGCGACGCTCGCCGAGATCGAGGAGGCGCTCATCACGGCCGACTTCGGCGTGGAGGCCACCCAGAAAATCATGGACGCCCTCCGCGCCGCCTACAAGCGCGGAGAAATCAAGACCACCGACAAGGTCCTCGATTTCCTCAAGGCGGACCTCAAACGCCGCCTCACCGAAAAAGGAAACGACCTCCGATGGGCCCCGTCCCCCCCCACGGTCGTTCTCGTCTGCGGCGTCAACGGCGTGGGAAAGACCACCTCCATCGCCAAGCTCGCCCACGCCCTGCGGAGCGAGGGCAAAAAGGTGCTCCTCTGCGCCAGCGACACCTTCCGCGCCGCCGCCGTGGATCAACTGGCCGTCTGGGCCGAGCGCCTCGGCGTGGACCTCGTGCGCCACCAGATGGGCGCCGACCCGGCCGCCGTGGTCTACGACGCCGCCGACGCCGCCCTGGCCCGCCGCGCCGACGTCCTCATCATCGACACCGCCGGGCGCCTCCAGACCAAGGAAAACCTCATGAAGGAGCTTTCCAAGATCCGCAACGTCGCCGCCCGGAAGATCCCCGGCGCCCCGCACGAGGTCCTCCTCGTCCTGGATGCCACCACCGGACAGAACGCGATTTCGCAGGCCGAACACTTCAAGGCGGCCACCCAGGTCACCGGCCTCTTCCTGGCCAAGCTCGACGGCACCGCCAAGGGCGGCATCGTCGTGGCCATCAAGGACAAGCTCGACATCCCCGTCAAGTTCGTCGGCACCGGCGAGACGCCCGAGGACGTGGCCCGCTTCGACGCGGATGCGTTCGTCGAGGCGCTCTTCACGGAATGACCGCGCCGCTGCGGAAGTACTTCGAGGCGCTCCTGGCGCGCTACGGCCCGCAGGGGTGGTGGCCCGGCGAAAGCCCCTTCGAGGTCATGGTCGGCGCCGTCCTCACCCAGAACACCTCCTGGGCCAACGTGCGGCGGGCCCTTGAGCGCCTCAAGGAACGGGGGCTGCTGGATCCTTTCCGCCTCCACGCGCTGGACGCCCGCACCCTGGCGGAAGTCATCCGCCCCGCCGGTTACTTCCGCGTCAAGGCGCGCCGGCTCAAGAGCCTGGTCGGCTGGTTCGTCGAACGGTGGGGCGCGGACCTCAAGCGGCTGCGGGCGCTCCCCCCGAAGCGGCTGCGGGAGGAGCTGCTCGGAGTCCACGGCGTGGGCCCGGAGACGGCCGACTCGATCCTCCTTTACGCCCTCGGAATGCCCAGTTTCGTCGTGGACGCCTACACGTACCGCGTGCTGACGAGGCACGGCAAGGCCCGCGAGGGGGCGTCCTACGGCGAAATGAAGGAACTTTTCGAGCGGGAGCTTCCGCGGGACGCCGCGCTCTACAACGAATTTCACGCCCTGATCGTGGCCGTGGGCAAGGAGCACTGCCGCCCCGTGGCCCGCTGCGCGGCCTGTCCCCTGCGAAGGTTCCTGCCCCGCCGCGGGAAAAGAAAAACCCCCCGGCCGGTCGGCCGGGGGGTGTGACGTTTCGACGCTCGGACTACTCCTGCGGGAAGCCGTTGCCGTTGCCGTTCCCGTTGGAGCTCGTGCGGACGACGTTGACGGCCTTCAGGCCCTTCTCGTCCTTCTTGAGTTCGAACTCAACGGTCTCGCCCGGGGCCAGGGTCCGGAAGCCTTCCATCTTGATGGCGGTGTGATGGACGAAAATGTCTTCCGCCACCCCCTCCTGCTTGATGAACCCGTACCCCTTCTGGTCGTTGAACCACTTCACCGTTCCCGTAGGCATCCGAATAACCTCCCATACGCCGGAACCAGACAAACCGTGCCCGCCCGCACGGACGGGCCCCTTTCTCTTTCGGCAAAGATCGGCGGACCGCTGCACCTCCCGGCCCGACAACAAAGGCGAAATTGTAGGAGCGCCCCCCGACACGGTCAAGCAAGAAATGAGCCCGCCTACCGGGGGGTGAGAACGACCGACCGGACGCTCAGGCCCCGCCCCTCGATCGCCAGACGGAAGTCCGCCCCGCCCTTCTGGCCGTTGCCGAAAAGCGCGTCCGGGAGGTCGAAAGCCTCCGTGCGCCACTCGCCCGTCCCTCGGAAGGCCGCCTCGCCGGCGGGCTTCACCGCCCGCGCCGGTGGGGGCAAGCGAGGGTCCGCCGAGTCGTACTCCAGGACGAAGCGCCCCGCCCCCACGTCCCAGAACTCCACCGCCACCGTGCAGGCGCGCCGGGTGAAGAAGGCGAACGAATCGTCCACGTCGAAATAGAGATGCCGCCGGCGGCCCGCGGGGTTCTCCCGGGTGGTGACGGCGACGAAGCCCCCCAGGCGGACGCGCTCGAATCGGCCGTCGTCGTTCTCGACCGGGCGGAGGCCTTGCTCGTGCGGCGTGTAGAGGATCGACCAGCCCACCCGGGCGTGTCCCGTGCGGGGTCCCTTCGGGGCGGGTGGAATCTCGCCGCGCCGCCAGAGCCGCAGCGCCCGGCCCGCCAGGGCCCGCGCCGCAGCCGCCCCCTCCTCCCCCGCGCGCCAGGCCTCCACGATCACCCAGCGGAATTCGAGCGCCCCCGCCGCCCGCCATGCCCGTTCCCCCGAAACTCCGCCCTCCGCGCCCACGGAGACGGCGGCATGTTCCCGGGCTTCCGCCGGATCGTCCGACCACCGCCCGAACGCCCGATCCGCCCCCCTCCAGGAAGCATGGGCCAGCACGTAGGCGGAACGGCCTTCCCAATCCGGGCGAAAAAGCGCCGCCAGCTTCGACGGAAGCGGAGCCGCCGGAGGCGTCCCCGCGGGGCGCGGCCCGATCACCACGAGCGGCCGGTCTTCGACGCGCGCCAGCCGGCGAGACGGGAACCGGCCCACCCAGGATCGAACGGCCGCGTAAAGGCGGGCGAGATCCCCGTCCCTCGCGGGGTCGATGCCTTCCAGAAGCTCCGTCTCGAGGAGCGGAGCCACCGCCGGCGGCCGGACGCCTTCGCCTTCGAGGCGATCGAAGGCGCGGGAGAGGGTCTCCGGGTCGGCGGAGGGACCGGCCAGCGCCACATCCACGCCCGCCTCGGCCATCTCCCGGAGGACGTCCGGAGCGCGGCCGCCGTCCCAAGGGGCGAACGCGAGCCGGTCGATCTCCTTGAAGGAGGCCCCGTCGGGGGCCGGCGCCAGGAGCGCCAGAGCGAGAAAGAGGCGCGTCATGCTCCCGACAGTATAGACGCGCCGGGGCGCCGGGTCACGCCACGCCGTGACGGCGGCCGGCCAGGGCGGCCCGCAGCTCCGCCAGCGTGACGTCCACCCGCCGCGGCACGAGCGCGGCCGCGTCGGAGCCGGTGACGCCCAGCCGCACCTGCGGATCCACAGCCTCCATGGCGTGGACCGTCTCGACGAGACGCCGGGCGGCGCGGTCGGTGATGACCACCGCGTAGGTCCGTCGGAAGTAGGCGATGAGCTTCTCCACGGCGCGTTTCCCCTCTCTCTCGAACGATGCGGCGGGAATCAGGCCAGATCCTCGTCGCTTTCGAGCGCGTCCTTGAAGCGGTCCAGATTCTCGATCACGAGCCCCGTGCCGCGGGCCACGCAGGTGAGCGGATCCTCGGCGATCCGAACGGGAACGTCGATCTCCTTGCGGATGGCGCGGTCGATGCCGCGGATGAGGGAGCCTCCGCCGGCCATGGTGATGCCGCGCTCGGTCAGGTCGGCGGCCAGCTCGGGCGGCGTCTCCTCAAGGGTCTCCTTGATGGCCTGAAGGATCGCCTCGAACGGCTCCTTCATGGCCTCGCGGACCTCCTCGCTGGTGACGGTGACCTTCCGGGGCATCATGGCCATGACGTCGCGGCCGCTGACCTCGAGGGTGAGTTCCTGTTCGAGCGGGTAGAGGGAGCCGATTTCGATCTTGATGCGCTCGGCGGTCTGTTCGCCGATCTGGAGGTTGTACGCGCGACGCAGGTGCTGCATGATCGCCTCGTCGAACTCGTCGCCGGCCACGCGCACGGAGCGCGAGGCGACGATGCCGCCGAGGGAGAGGACCGCCACCTCCGTCGTGCCGCCGCCGATATCCACGATCATGTTTCCGATCGGGTCGAGCATGGGCAGGCCGGCGCCGATGCCGGCGGCCATGGGTTCCTCGACGACGAAGACCTGGCGCGCCCCGGCCCGCTCGGCGGAGTTGATGACGGCGCGCTTCTCGACCCCGGTGATTCCCGAGGGGACCGCGATCACGAGCCGCGGCATGATGCCGTAGCGGCGGTTATGGACCTTCTGGATGAAGTAGCTGATGAGCGCCTCGGTGACGTCGAAGTCGGCGATGACGCCGTTGCGCATCGGACGGACGGCCACGATGTTGCCGGGCGTTTTGCCGATCATCTCCTTGGCCGTCGCGCCGACCGCCTTGCCGTCGAGAAGGACCTTGTTCGTGCCCTTCTTGACGGCCACGACCGACGGCTCCGAAAGCACGATTCCCTCGCCCTTGACGTAGACGAGCGTGTTGCAGGTGCCCAGGTCCATCCCCATGTCCTTGGAGAAGAATCCGAAGCAGCGTTTGATGATGCCCCACATGTCAGGCCTCCGGCGACACGGGGAGCCTTCCGACGGGCGCCCTACAGGCGTTGCGCTCGCGCCAGGCGAGCCGGAAGGTGTACGGTGTGCGCGCTCCCCCTCTCACGTTCCCTCTCTCCATCGGCGCCCGCAGCGGCGCCGCAAGGAAGTATAGCCCAACCCCCCGCAAAAAGCAAACCGCCGATCATCCTTCGATCCGGACGCTCCCCCTTTCACCGAAAGGCCACCAAGGTCACCATACGAAGCCCCCGGTGACTCAGCCCGAGGCGCAGACCCCGGGCCGCGGCGCGACGTTCGGCGTCTTTCTTCCATTCGACGTCCCCCAGCTCCCCCGAGCGGCGGC of Planctomycetota bacterium contains these proteins:
- a CDS encoding rod shape-determining protein produces the protein MWGIIKRCFGFFSKDMGMDLGTCNTLVYVKGEGIVLSEPSVVAVKKGTNKVLLDGKAVGATAKEMIGKTPGNIVAVRPMRNGVIADFDVTEALISYFIQKVHNRRYGIMPRLVIAVPSGITGVEKRAVINSAERAGARQVFVVEEPMAAGIGAGLPMLDPIGNMIVDIGGGTTEVAVLSLGGIVASRSVRVAGDEFDEAIMQHLRRAYNLQIGEQTAERIKIEIGSLYPLEQELTLEVSGRDVMAMMPRKVTVTSEEVREAMKEPFEAILQAIKETLEETPPELAADLTERGITMAGGGSLIRGIDRAIRKEIDVPVRIAEDPLTCVARGTGLVIENLDRFKDALESDEDLA
- a CDS encoding HD domain-containing phosphohydrolase; amino-acid sequence: MTAKSRNARVRSAPLRRDRGPEVPAPATILTDAGFSTPETSLTRAAEALARALAPARVRILRANDSAGEPSPAAEAGDLPAGDPDDSWRRCLRSGRAVAGPGRRLFIPLPGASGGAAGVLEIRRARGSAGPRLARQLDGWRVPLGLLLERQSFWRGLDALRRSEELYRSIVENAADPILVLDPDGHVTWVNAAACARLGYPRARLVGMNVGRLVKKGYLHALYVTLRDLLDGRDARPLRLEVLTGAGEERTVEMACAGIRDAGRVRGVSATLRDITDRVVIDKLKKNYLKSLEEAVIERTSEIKEVQRAAILAIATLAESIDEDTGGHLQRIRHYSRLLADELRLHSPYRDQITEEYVELIYDLSPLHDLGKVGIRDCILQKPDKLTSDEFETMKDHAEIGARALRMAGQMIQRESIFSIAEMIARYHHEKWDGTGYPAVPIGGEVRPLRGEEIPLCARIVALADVYDALTSQRPYKMPFPHERARDMIVAQSGKHFDPEVVRAFLRREPDFVRIREQFPDTEPPEGRPFELPARDRS
- a CDS encoding cold shock domain-containing protein, with product MPTGTVKWFNDQKGYGFIKQEGVAEDIFVHHTAIKMEGFRTLAPGETVEFELKKDEKGLKAVNVVRTSSNGNGNGNGFPQE
- the ribH gene encoding 6,7-dimethyl-8-ribityllumazine synthase; this encodes MKTRRRKGHARAIEGDYRGEGLRFAVVVSRFNEFITAKLLEGCENTLARHGVRPEDIDVVWVPGAFELATAARGVARKRAADAIICLGCILRGDTPHYEHIARETTRGIAEVGRRTGIPTIFGVLTCDTLEQAIERAGTKMGNAGRAAALAALEMASLMKKL
- a CDS encoding endonuclease III domain-containing protein codes for the protein MTAPLRKYFEALLARYGPQGWWPGESPFEVMVGAVLTQNTSWANVRRALERLKERGLLDPFRLHALDARTLAEVIRPAGYFRVKARRLKSLVGWFVERWGADLKRLRALPPKRLREELLGVHGVGPETADSILLYALGMPSFVVDAYTYRVLTRHGKAREGASYGEMKELFERELPRDAALYNEFHALIVAVGKEHCRPVARCAACPLRRFLPRRGKRKTPRPVGRGV
- the nusB gene encoding transcription antitermination factor NusB, with protein sequence MRKRTLARELALQILYQLDLRGPEVLDEVEEFLSRHASDPETLAFARDLIFGCWERRPVLDGRIEEVARNWQIGRMAAIDRNVLRLAAYELLFRDDIPPLVTINEAIELAKKYSTKNSGPFVNGILDNLRQKSAPPHKQKK
- the ftsY gene encoding signal recognition particle-docking protein FtsY, producing the protein MGLFGGFFETFKKGLRKTKEVFAAPLRRIFSVFRSLDEATLAEIEEALITADFGVEATQKIMDALRAAYKRGEIKTTDKVLDFLKADLKRRLTEKGNDLRWAPSPPTVVLVCGVNGVGKTTSIAKLAHALRSEGKKVLLCASDTFRAAAVDQLAVWAERLGVDLVRHQMGADPAAVVYDAADAALARRADVLIIDTAGRLQTKENLMKELSKIRNVAARKIPGAPHEVLLVLDATTGQNAISQAEHFKAATQVTGLFLAKLDGTAKGGIVVAIKDKLDIPVKFVGTGETPEDVARFDADAFVEALFTE